A genomic stretch from Achromobacter spanius includes:
- a CDS encoding XAC2610-related protein: MKRIFLATALAALAAQAQAQAHTAPRNVPFSIKAGLPGVVTISGGDTQQATVRVGDGPKQPLGSFDADTVDQIQAVDINHDGYRDLILGQSGGSTQLFARLFLYRPDSGAFQEIVHPDPSSPCRGFVNPVIDEKQAVIHVACRYGAASHGFEDYVLRPDGTVRATSWGTQALFGLESEAAELTYRFREDGSIDRIDIDIEDEGPLLEGGTVPVEKLDLMDTPDINARPTMTATKGEHLDVVGLRPPDWLQVRYASKTAGVVLKWVRYGDLREHASPGDAVSATRSPFRLSRVARHSPVRVTVAIVTSVIP; the protein is encoded by the coding sequence GTGAAACGGATTTTTCTGGCGACCGCACTGGCGGCGTTGGCCGCGCAGGCGCAGGCTCAAGCGCACACCGCCCCGCGCAACGTTCCGTTTTCCATCAAGGCGGGCCTACCGGGCGTGGTCACGATCAGCGGCGGCGATACGCAGCAAGCCACCGTGCGCGTGGGCGATGGCCCCAAGCAGCCCCTGGGCAGCTTCGACGCCGACACGGTCGACCAGATCCAAGCCGTGGACATCAATCACGACGGCTACCGCGATTTGATACTGGGACAAAGCGGCGGCAGCACGCAGCTTTTCGCCCGGCTCTTCCTGTACCGGCCCGACAGTGGGGCTTTCCAGGAAATCGTGCACCCTGATCCATCCAGCCCGTGCCGAGGCTTCGTCAACCCGGTCATCGACGAAAAACAGGCCGTGATCCACGTGGCGTGCCGCTATGGCGCCGCCAGCCACGGTTTCGAAGACTACGTGCTGCGACCCGACGGCACGGTGCGTGCCACATCGTGGGGCACCCAGGCGCTGTTCGGCCTGGAGAGCGAAGCCGCCGAATTGACCTACCGCTTTCGCGAAGACGGGTCGATTGACCGCATCGACATCGACATCGAAGACGAAGGACCGCTGCTGGAAGGCGGCACCGTCCCGGTCGAAAAACTGGACCTGATGGACACACCGGACATCAATGCCAGGCCCACGATGACCGCCACCAAAGGCGAACACCTGGACGTCGTGGGCCTGCGCCCGCCCGACTGGCTGCAAGTGCGCTACGCCAGCAAGACAGCGGGCGTCGTACTGAAGTGGGTTCGCTATGGCGATCTGCGCGAACACGCATCGCCGGGTGACGCCGTCAGTGCAACGCGATCTCCATTCCGCCTTTCGCGAGTTGCCCGCCATAGCCCGGTACGGGTGACGGTCGCTATAGTGACGTCCGTCATCCCGTAA
- a CDS encoding histone deacetylase family protein: MLIFHNPVHDKHAGRQEMFRGKLVPCHETPARLEYVLDALRQRGIGELRAPSAPDMDLIKRVHTPRYVDFLASAWQDWVALDPANADLDILPSVWPVRGFRHDIEPTNFAARVGLFSFDSGCPLTAGTWEAATAGAACAIDAARAVMAPGGPRAAMALTRPPGHHAGADFFGGYCFLNNAALAAQALREAGAARVAILDVDYHHGNGTQSIFYERSDVLTVSIHGDPTTEYPFFLGYADEAGEGAGFGANLNLPLAAGTDFATWTQALQQGLAAIQAFKADAVVVALGVDTYEGDPISKFKLKSADYLEVGRMLAGLGLPTVFTMEGGYAVADVGINVANVLEGAGG; encoded by the coding sequence GTGCTGATCTTCCACAACCCCGTCCATGACAAACACGCTGGCCGCCAGGAAATGTTTCGCGGCAAACTCGTGCCCTGCCACGAAACCCCGGCGCGCCTGGAATACGTGCTGGATGCACTGCGCCAGCGCGGCATCGGCGAACTGCGCGCGCCGTCTGCGCCCGACATGGACCTGATCAAGCGCGTGCACACGCCGCGCTACGTGGACTTTCTGGCCAGCGCCTGGCAAGACTGGGTGGCGCTGGACCCGGCCAATGCAGACCTGGACATCCTGCCGTCCGTCTGGCCGGTGCGCGGCTTTCGCCACGATATTGAACCCACCAACTTCGCCGCGCGCGTCGGACTGTTCTCGTTTGACAGCGGCTGCCCGTTGACGGCCGGCACCTGGGAAGCGGCCACCGCCGGCGCCGCCTGCGCCATCGACGCGGCACGCGCCGTGATGGCGCCGGGCGGCCCGCGCGCCGCCATGGCCTTGACCCGCCCGCCCGGCCACCATGCGGGCGCCGATTTTTTCGGCGGCTATTGTTTCTTGAACAACGCGGCGCTGGCCGCGCAAGCCCTGCGCGAGGCGGGCGCGGCGCGCGTGGCGATACTTGACGTGGACTACCACCACGGCAATGGCACGCAGAGCATTTTCTATGAACGTAGCGACGTGCTGACCGTATCGATACACGGTGATCCCACCACGGAATACCCCTTCTTTCTAGGCTATGCCGACGAAGCAGGCGAAGGCGCGGGCTTCGGCGCCAACCTGAACCTGCCGCTTGCGGCCGGCACCGACTTCGCCACCTGGACGCAGGCACTGCAACAAGGTCTGGCGGCCATTCAGGCATTCAAGGCCGACGCCGTGGTGGTGGCGCTGGGCGTGGACACCTACGAAGGCGATCCCATCTCGAAGTTCAAGCTGAAAAGCGCGGACTACCTTGAAGTGGGCCGCATGCTGGCCGGCCTGGGCCTGCCCACCGTGTTCACGATGGAAGGCGGCTACGCCGTGGCGGATGTGGGAATCAATGTAGCCAACGTGCTGGAGGGCGCGGGCGGCTGA
- a CDS encoding MFS transporter, with protein MSTSTQYPGHAPSVPGPGPTSGGASHAKVAPGEIAVGVVVGRASEYFDFFVFGIACVLVFPKVFFPFEAPLEGTLWAFVIFSFAFIMRPIGTALSMAIQRRWGRATKLTVALFVLGTATVGMAFLPSYETIGAHAITLLAVFRCLQGLAFGGSWDGLPSLLALNAPPHRRGWYSMMGQLGAPVGFLVASALFLYLHVTLTQADFLEWGWRYPFFVAFAINVVALFARLRLVVTEEYTQLLEEGELEPISIAEMVRSQGYNLVIGAFAALASYALFHLVTVFPLSWIAISATQQITDVLIVQIFGAILGILGTVASGWLADRIGRRTTLGMLAVAIAIFALFTPWLLGGGPVAQDAFILVGFVLLGLSYGQASGTVTANFTRRFRYTGAALTSDMAWLIGAAFAPVVALGLSARFGLVAVSIYLLSGAACTLLALRINKVLETRD; from the coding sequence ATGTCGACCTCCACGCAGTATCCCGGTCATGCCCCTTCCGTTCCCGGCCCGGGGCCCACGTCCGGCGGGGCGAGCCATGCCAAGGTGGCTCCAGGCGAAATCGCCGTCGGCGTGGTCGTGGGGCGCGCCTCCGAATACTTCGACTTCTTCGTATTCGGCATCGCTTGCGTGCTGGTCTTTCCCAAAGTCTTCTTCCCCTTTGAAGCGCCGCTGGAAGGCACGCTTTGGGCGTTTGTCATCTTCTCGTTCGCATTCATCATGCGGCCCATCGGCACCGCGCTGTCGATGGCGATCCAGCGGCGTTGGGGCCGCGCCACAAAACTGACGGTAGCCTTGTTCGTGCTGGGCACCGCCACCGTGGGCATGGCGTTCTTGCCCAGCTACGAAACCATCGGCGCGCACGCCATTACATTGCTGGCGGTATTTCGTTGCTTGCAAGGCTTGGCGTTCGGTGGCTCTTGGGACGGCCTGCCGTCCTTGCTGGCGCTGAATGCGCCGCCGCATCGGCGCGGCTGGTATTCGATGATGGGGCAGTTGGGCGCACCGGTGGGTTTCCTGGTGGCCAGCGCGCTGTTCCTGTATTTGCACGTGACGCTGACGCAGGCGGATTTCCTGGAATGGGGCTGGCGCTATCCGTTCTTCGTGGCCTTCGCCATCAACGTGGTGGCGCTGTTCGCGCGCTTGCGCTTGGTGGTCACCGAGGAATACACGCAACTGCTCGAAGAGGGCGAACTTGAACCCATCAGCATTGCCGAGATGGTGCGTTCGCAAGGCTACAACCTGGTCATCGGCGCGTTCGCCGCCTTGGCAAGCTACGCGCTGTTCCACCTGGTCACGGTGTTTCCGCTGTCCTGGATTGCAATCAGCGCCACGCAGCAGATCACCGACGTGCTGATCGTGCAGATCTTCGGCGCCATCCTGGGCATTTTGGGCACGGTGGCTTCGGGCTGGCTGGCCGATCGCATCGGCCGGCGCACCACCTTGGGCATGCTGGCGGTGGCGATCGCCATCTTTGCGCTGTTCACGCCGTGGTTGTTGGGCGGCGGACCGGTTGCCCAGGACGCCTTCATCCTGGTGGGCTTTGTGTTGCTGGGCCTGTCGTATGGGCAGGCGTCCGGCACCGTCACCGCGAACTTCACGCGCCGCTTCCGTTATACCGGTGCCGCGCTGACCTCCGACATGGCCTGGCTGATCGGCGCGGCGTTCGCGCCGGTGGTGGCGCTGGGGCTGTCGGCCCGGTTCGGGCTGGTGGCGGTCAGCATCTATCTGCTGTCGGGCGCCGCGTGCACCTTGCTGGCGCTGCGCATCAACAAGGTGCTGGAAACGCGGGATTAA